One genomic region from Pyxicephalus adspersus chromosome 1, UCB_Pads_2.0, whole genome shotgun sequence encodes:
- the MRPL48 gene encoding large ribosomal subunit protein mL48 — translation MLPVRGETLIRHTAALCCRIAGSSGLLCRDSGFLNQDSKRCYRARPTHGIGRYRHLLPPAVDKRKSKLQTEIKEGTDYEYGTLNFQVTGYNMLYVESFAQYIHKLFNKMSVTVEESFALPTKTTEVLLQQEMASKMSVDYALTTHERVVQVSGLKATMASIILEILMMNQPEGIQLTVKLHTEEDHLKRFKVRPDLEKMKAAIN, via the exons ATGCTGCCTGTAAGAGGGGAGACTCTGATCCGACACACGGCTGCCCTGTGCTG tCGGATTGCAGGCAGCAGTGGTCTTCTGTGCCGGGACTCGG gGTTTCTGAATCAGGACAGTAAAAGATGTTACCGGGCACGTCCTACACATGGCATTGGCAGATACCGACACTTGCTGCCTCCAGCAGTG gacaaaagaaaaagtaaattgcaGACGGAGATCAAAGAAGGCACCGACTATGAATACGGCACCCTGAACTTCCAGGTGACCGGGTACAACATGCTCTACGTAGAAAGCTTTGCGCAGTATATCCATAAACTGTTTAACAAGATGTCGGTTACCGTGGAGGAGAG CTTTGCCTTGCCAACTAAGACCACAGAAGTTCTGCTGCAACAAGAGATGGCCAGTAAGATGTCTGTAGACTATGCCCTCACCACCCATGAGAGAGTCGTCCAG GTGAGCGGCCTTAAAGCTACAATGGCCTCTATTATCCTGGAGATCCTCATGATGAATCAGCCAGAGGGGATCCAGCTTACAGTCAAATTG CATACAGAGGAGGATCACCTGAAGAGATTCAAGGTTCGGCCAGACTTGGAAAAGATGAAAGCCGCAATAAACTAA
- the COA4 gene encoding cytochrome c oxidase assembly factor 4 homolog, mitochondrial: MSAPTPRPHDRSLKAAEDEDDPVDQMIARTGCTALHYAVQECMAEHQDWRKCQVQVQNFRDCMQDYQKKRAEELIKKRTLLQGQAS, encoded by the coding sequence ATGTCTGCACCAACACCACGGCCTCACGACCGCAGCCTGAAAGCGGCAGAGGACGAGGATGACCCAGTGGATCAGATGATCGCTCGGACCGGCTGCACGGCCCTTCATTACGCTGTACAGGAATGCATGGCAGAGCACCAGGACTGGAGGAAGTGTCAGGTGCAGGTGCAGAACTTTAGAGACTGCATGCAGGACTATCAGAAGAAGAGGGCAGaggaactgataaaaaaaaggactCTGCTGCAAGGACAGGCCTCCTAA